The Desulfuribacillus alkaliarsenatis nucleotide sequence GTAAATCACTTGGTGCTTCGACCTTTATCGCACCAATCCAAGCTCGATTCTTATAAGGAATATCAGCATGATTATAGATTACTTGTTCTATATTCATGATTTGATGATTTGAAACATCAAAGGCAAAAGGCTGTGTTTCAGCTAGTGTAAGATTTTCGATGAACTCTGCTAAAGTCTTAGGAGTATCATACTCAACTTCAGCATTATTCACTTCTGGTATTCTCTCTGCACGATCAGTAGCCTGCAGCTCTGCAACAGCAAAATTGGACATTAGTAGTAGGATGACGACAATGAGTAATACATGTTTTTTCATAATACATCCCTCCAAATCAGTATTAGTCCTATACTTATTACTATATACTATGTCTATATGTTAAGGCTTATTCTATGTACTTTCCTTAGTCCAAGCAGTTTCATTATATATATATTCATGATATACTACGAGGGTGGAGGTGTGCAACTTGGCTCGTTCTAAAATTACTCAAATCCGCTATAAGAGTTTTATGTGGCTTATAGTTGGTATCGGCTTCTTATATTTATATTTTATCTTCAAAATTGCTAAAGTGTTTGCACTTATTGGTGTAGTTGCTATGTTTTTTAGTATGTTTATGTATTCTAGGGCTGGCCACTTTGCAACTAAGGCTAGAGAGATTGAGTGTCCAGCATGCGGAAAACTCACTAAAGTTGTATCACGGGCAGATGCTTGCTCATACTGTAAGGTCGCTTTAATCGATGAAGGTAGAGGCGTTTACAAAGCTGTAAATAACGATAAAAATAAGAAGAAGAAAAAACAAGCTATGTCAACTTAAAACTGACTTAGCTTGTTTTGTTATATTGTATTTGTTTTTTGCTTTTTGTTGTTAATCTTCTAATACTAGTTCCTTAGGCTGTTTCTCTAAGAATGTTTGTATTGTCTCCCAAATCTCAGGTAGCTCAAACCCACGTCTCCAAGAAGCTATTCCTGCTAAATCATATTTACGCACGAGCTTTACCCGCTCCTCCATCGATTCAACTGTCTCCAGCCAAATCCGATAACGGTCATTGCCATCAAAATACTCTGCGTAATACTGCATGGCCTTATCATCAAAGGTAACTGTGGCATTATTCTCTTCAATAATATTCCATGCAAGCTGCATAGATACAGCCCTTGAACTGACTTTAATAGAACCAACTGCCTGCGCTTCTTCCTTCCATACCCTTGTATAGAAAGGCACTCCAAGGATTAATTTATCCTTCGGAACCTGCTGTAAGACTCCCTGTAATCCTCGTTCCACCCACGGCAGAGATGCTACAGAGCCAGCAACTGGACTTGAGCCCCAGTGTTCGTCATAGGTCATAACCATTACATAGTCAACAGTATCTGCATAGGCCACTCGATCATAAACCATTGACCAATTAGGACTTGAGGATAGAATTGTTACATCTATTGACACAACCAGTCCCTGTTCACGAAGGTATGGGGTTAGCTCCCGTACATATTGTGTCAGATAGTCCTTATCTTCATAGTAAACATTTTCGAAGTCGATATTTATTCCATCTAATTTATATAATTCTGCGTAGCCTAATAATTGGCGAATCGAGCGTTTCCTCGCCTCTGGATTTCGCAAAAACTCCCCTGTTAAGTCAGGGTCAAATTGATTATCATATAAAGCCCAAACATGTATACCTTGATCATGTGCCCAATCAACATAGTCAATTGACGCCTTTGAACCACTTACGTTTCCATCTGCGTCTTTAAGATAAAACCAGGTTGGAGAAATTACATTTACCCCTGGCATCAATGGTATGTCAGCTGGATTTGGTGTAGCCCTGTGAACATGCTCCCAGGTAAGATTAATCTTTCCGCCAAGGGGCTTCCAAGGAACGTGTCGAGCTTCTTCAGCCGCTTTATGCATCTGAATTCCTGCCAGTTGTATGTCTGATTTATTAACAAAGCCAAATATTCCTTCTCTGGTCTGCACTTGATACCAATTTCCCTTTTGTCCAATGATATCTACTTCTGCGTTGGTATTAAGTCTAGCTACGATTGGCTCTTTAATATGTGCATCTAGTCGTACAAGTGCTTCTTCTACGTTAACTCTACCCTTTTGCACAGGAATTCCAATTGATTCTATAATAAGGGTATTCGTTGACTCCACATATCTTGGCTTAATGCTGTAATAGCTTGCAAAAAACTCTAGTGGCAGATAAGGAGTTTCTTCTATCAATCTTACTGGAACTTCTAAGTCAACAGGCTCACTATTGAAAAAAGCCGTTAGCTGCTCTGTCTTTAGCTCGATTACCTGTGTCTCTGTTGTCATAATTAATAGCTGATTACCTTCATCCCAATGCAAGTATGGGTCAAATAACTCCTTCATTATTGTATAAGACAAGTACGGCGTACCATCTATAATCTGTACGTCAATCTCTTCAAGCTTCTCATGGTCAAATATTGTTGTAACTTCGTCTAGGGAGTATACTCTAATTTCTTCGTAATTGGGTACTAAGTAAACCCAAGCAAACACTCCAAACGTTATGAAGCTAGTAATTAGCAGCATAGTTATGATTATGTGCCAAGGTAAAGATTGCTTATGTGTCTTACGTTGCAAAGGTGTTGTTTCCATTCCCGTCTCCCTTTCTTTGAATGGCATCTATTTCATTATCACACAGAATCACAAAAAAAGCACCAATAAGGTGCTTGTAAAACTAGTATAAAATGACAATTAGCATTCTATTGTTATCTATTCTTCATCATACATATCATCTGCGACTTTCGTCCGGACTTTATAATAAAATGATCCCTGGCGTTGGGCAATTTCTTTTGCTTGTTGGTAAAGGTACAACTGACAGCTAAATGGCTCAACTGAGCTTAACTTAGCATAACTACCATCTTTATTAAGAATTCTAGCCTTTACATTGTCTTTTAGGTTCGCATCTAATATATCTTTAATACGCTCCTTAAGATTTTCTTGTAGGATAGGAAACATTGTCTCAACTCTACGACTTAGGTTCCTTGTCATCCAATCAGCGCTTGATAAATAGATAATTTCGTCTCCAGCATTAGCAAAATAATATATTCTACTATGTTCAAGGAATCTTCCTACTATGCTTCGCACTGTGATATTATCACTTAGGCCTTCTATGCCAGGGCGTAGACAACAGATGCCACGGATTATTAAGTCTATTTTCACACCTGCCATTGATGCTTTAAACAACGCCTGTATAATATCCTTATCTGTTAGTGAGTTCATCTTAGCAATAATACGGCCAGTTTTACCTGCTTTAACATGCTCAATTTCCTGTTCTATTAATTCGATGAATTTATCACGCATACCTAAGGGAGCTGCGTATATTTTTCTCCAGACTGGTGTTTTCATGTATCCAGATAAGTGATTGAAGATTGCCGAAGCATCAATACCTAAGTCATCATTTGCTGTAAACATCCCAATGTCTGTATATAGCTTCGCTGTTGATTCATTGTAATTCCCTGTACCCATATGCACATAGCGTTTGATCATATTTTTCTCTTGCCTAACGACAAGTAGGAGCTTACAGTGGATTTTGTAGCCTACGAGCCCATAGATAACATGGCAGCCTGCTTCTTCAAGCTTTCTAGCCCAGACGATATTGTTCTCTTCATCAAAGCGCGCCTTAAGCTCTACTACAACAGTAACCTGTTTACCGTTTTCTGCCGCCCGCATTAGGTACTTAATAATCGGCGAGTTGCCGCTAACTCGATAGAGCGTTTGTTTAACTGCTAAGACATTCGGGTCTTCTGCTGCTTGTTTTAGCATAAGAATCACTGGTTCAAAGGATTCATATGGATGGTGGACGAGAATATCTTTTTTGGCAATCGCTTCAAAGATATTCGTCTCTCCCATGAAATCCTGGGGTGGCTGTGGTGGCATCGCTTCATGAAGCAACTCATCATAGCCTTCTATATTAGAAAACTTCATCAAAAATGATAAATCCAATGGTCCTTCAGCTTTATAGATATCTTTATGGTGTATATTTAATGATTGTCGCAAAAACTCTTCTATCGTTGGGTCACAATCATGTTGGACCTCTAGACGAACAGTGGCACCACGACTGCGCTTCTTTACTTCCTTCTCTATCTCTTCTAGTAAATCACTGGCAGCTTCTTCATCAAGGATAATGTCAGCATTCCTTGTTATTCGAAATGGCGAAACAGAGATAATGCGATTACCTGAAAACAGCACGTCTACAAATTGTTTGATTACATCCTCTAAAAGGATAAATTTCGATTCATCCTCGTTATCCCAAGGTAATTCAACAAAGCGCGGAAGAACAGATGGAACCTGAACAACGGCAAATAGTGTTTTGTGATTGTTCTTACTTGCTTCAGCTTCGAGTAGGACTGCAAGGTTAAGAGATTTATTCAGTAGTAATGGAAATGGACGACAAGCATCTACTGCTAAAGGTGTCAATGTAGGGTAAATGTTATTATAGAAATACTCATTTATAAAGCATTTTTGCTTATCGTTTAACTCCTGCGCTGACAGTATAGAAATCCCTTCAGCATCTAACGTAGGTAAAATTTGCTCGTTCCAAATTTGATACTGAGAGGTTACAAAATTATGGGCTTCATTGTTAATCACCTTAATCTGCTGTCTTGGTGACATCATTGTCTTATTCTCAGGGACGGAAAGCCCTGCCTTTAACTGATCTTTAAGATGGGCAACGCGCACCATGAAAAATTCATCAAAGTTTGATGCACTAATTGCTAAGAATTTGACCCTTTCTAAGATTGGGTTTGTCTCGTCCTCAGCTTCACTTAATACCCTTCGATTAAATGCAATCCAGCTTATTTCTCTGTTTATATAATATTCTGTGTTTTCCATAATCTCTCACCCCATTCTATTTAATTTCAGTTGATAATTTATTTGATTTGCCCGTGTATGCTTATTTTTTTAAGGCTTTTACTTCAAATAAGTGCCCAAAATGTTTTCTAAAATGCTTTATGTACTCATTCGCTAAGTCGATTTCAATAGAGCGCTTCTTCTTAACAAGACATTCAACGGTCACTTTCTTGCCGTCATATTTAACAGTAACACCCTCTACCTGTTTACTAGCTGTTCGATCTAAACTGCGTGTGAATTGCAACAATACACCAAGCTGTTTAATTAGCTGCTCGTCCTGTTCATTGAGTATATCGTCAAACCGATGTACTCTGCTGCGTAAAATTTTGGCTTTTTTGTAGGATGCTATAAGTGCTACAATCAGTCGCTCCCGATGTGAAAGACCAGGTAAATTGACGTTACTTAGCAGATAGAATGTATGATTAGCCGTATTATAGACATTGATTGTCCGACCTATGTCATGTAAGAACGCAGCTACCGCTAATAGCCTTGCCTCTTTTTCCGTATATGGTAGAATTTTTGCCTGCATAAGCTGTCTGAATAGCTCTACAGATAGGTGCATAACATGCTCAGCATGCTTAGTATTGATTTTGTAATAATGGGCAAATCTCTTAATGTGCATACTGACGATATCTTCATCAAGATCTTGTTCTACCTCTTGCTTGAGGATTTCTAAACAAATTCCATCTCTGATACCCTGTGTGCTTATATAAAACTCATCTACATCAATATAATTCATAACAGCGGTATACATAGCTACTCCACCAAGGATGATATCTTCTCGGCCTGATGAGAGCCCTTGAATCTGTGACCTACTACTTAATGGTGTTCGCCTCAATAGGTGAAAAATGTGTTCAACGTCATATGTATCCATTTTGTAATTATGGATGCTGTTAAATGAATAGCGGGTTTTATACTGATGGATGCTTGCAATGGTTCGAGCTGTCCCCCCTAGCCCGACAACTGGACATCTCTTGTTTTTTAACCACGGAATTTGTTTCAAAGTAGCTTTTATCTCATTATAAAAGCATTTCAAATCATCCTTATTGAGAACTTCTTGTTGTTTAAAAAATGTTTCCATGATATTGACAGCCCCGTATGGGAGACTGATGGAGTGAACTAAGTTTCGCTCCTTCATATATGTAATCTCCGTGCTACCTCCACCTATGTCAACGATAAATGCTTCTTCAATGTCCATACTAGATCGAACTGCTAAGTAGCCATAGCGAGCCTCTTCTTCACCTGAAAGAACCTCAAACTGAATGTCAGTTTGTCTGAAAATCTCAAAAATCACTTCATCACGGTTTTGTGCCTGTCGCAATGCTGCCGTAGTTACACCCTTAATATATTGTACGTCTCTAGCATCACATAGTTGCTTATACTGCTTCAAACATTGTATTGCTAATTCAACTCCAACATCTGTAATTCTTCCATGTTCATCAAGATGCCCACTAAGACGAATAGATCGCTTTAAATCATCCACCTTGTATATAGCCCCTTGAGTATTAATATAATATATTACTAATCTTACTGAGTTCGAACCCATATCTATAATTGCAATATGTTTTTCCATAATTATGACCATCTTCCTTCGAATAATTATAATTTAGACAATTTGTCTCATAGGATTTTTTGTCGAAATATGTTAAAGTTGTTCACTGACAGGAGGTTCTGTTTATGATTGAAATAGTGTATATAATAATGGCATTTATAGTAGGACACTTTATCGGCTCTAAGGGCTGGCGACGATTCATGACAACTTCCCGCAAAAAGCAGCCTCGTACGTTCGTAACAGCTAAAGAACGGGAAATGCTACTAAAATAGTAGTGCGCTTTGACATAAATCAGCTAATTGACATTGACTGCAGTTTGGCTTGCGTGCATAACATATACGTCTACCATGAAATATTAATTGATGATGTGCCTGTGACCATCGTCCCTTTGGGATGATGGTCATTAATTGTTGTTCTGTTTCTAATACGTTGTCACTTGCTGCTAGCCCAAGTCGATTACTAACACGAAACACATGTGTATCTACAGCTATGGCTGGTACACCAAAGGCATTACTAAGCACTACATTGGCTGTCTTCCTACCGACCCCTGGTAG carries:
- a CDS encoding DUF2614 family zinc ribbon-containing protein, whose amino-acid sequence is MARSKITQIRYKSFMWLIVGIGFLYLYFIFKIAKVFALIGVVAMFFSMFMYSRAGHFATKAREIECPACGKLTKVVSRADACSYCKVALIDEGRGVYKAVNNDKNKKKKKQAMST
- a CDS encoding Ppx/GppA phosphatase family protein, giving the protein MEKHIAIIDMGSNSVRLVIYYINTQGAIYKVDDLKRSIRLSGHLDEHGRITDVGVELAIQCLKQYKQLCDARDVQYIKGVTTAALRQAQNRDEVIFEIFRQTDIQFEVLSGEEEARYGYLAVRSSMDIEEAFIVDIGGGSTEITYMKERNLVHSISLPYGAVNIMETFFKQQEVLNKDDLKCFYNEIKATLKQIPWLKNKRCPVVGLGGTARTIASIHQYKTRYSFNSIHNYKMDTYDVEHIFHLLRRTPLSSRSQIQGLSSGREDIILGGVAMYTAVMNYIDVDEFYISTQGIRDGICLEILKQEVEQDLDEDIVSMHIKRFAHYYKINTKHAEHVMHLSVELFRQLMQAKILPYTEKEARLLAVAAFLHDIGRTINVYNTANHTFYLLSNVNLPGLSHRERLIVALIASYKKAKILRSRVHRFDDILNEQDEQLIKQLGVLLQFTRSLDRTASKQVEGVTVKYDGKKVTVECLVKKKRSIEIDLANEYIKHFRKHFGHLFEVKALKK
- a CDS encoding RNA degradosome polyphosphate kinase, yielding MENTEYYINREISWIAFNRRVLSEAEDETNPILERVKFLAISASNFDEFFMVRVAHLKDQLKAGLSVPENKTMMSPRQQIKVINNEAHNFVTSQYQIWNEQILPTLDAEGISILSAQELNDKQKCFINEYFYNNIYPTLTPLAVDACRPFPLLLNKSLNLAVLLEAEASKNNHKTLFAVVQVPSVLPRFVELPWDNEDESKFILLEDVIKQFVDVLFSGNRIISVSPFRITRNADIILDEEAASDLLEEIEKEVKKRSRGATVRLEVQHDCDPTIEEFLRQSLNIHHKDIYKAEGPLDLSFLMKFSNIEGYDELLHEAMPPQPPQDFMGETNIFEAIAKKDILVHHPYESFEPVILMLKQAAEDPNVLAVKQTLYRVSGNSPIIKYLMRAAENGKQVTVVVELKARFDEENNIVWARKLEEAGCHVIYGLVGYKIHCKLLLVVRQEKNMIKRYVHMGTGNYNESTAKLYTDIGMFTANDDLGIDASAIFNHLSGYMKTPVWRKIYAAPLGMRDKFIELIEQEIEHVKAGKTGRIIAKMNSLTDKDIIQALFKASMAGVKIDLIIRGICCLRPGIEGLSDNITVRSIVGRFLEHSRIYYFANAGDEIIYLSSADWMTRNLSRRVETMFPILQENLKERIKDILDANLKDNVKARILNKDGSYAKLSSVEPFSCQLYLYQQAKEIAQRQGSFYYKVRTKVADDMYDEE
- a CDS encoding glycosyl hydrolase family 18 protein, which codes for METTPLQRKTHKQSLPWHIIITMLLITSFITFGVFAWVYLVPNYEEIRVYSLDEVTTIFDHEKLEEIDVQIIDGTPYLSYTIMKELFDPYLHWDEGNQLLIMTTETQVIELKTEQLTAFFNSEPVDLEVPVRLIEETPYLPLEFFASYYSIKPRYVESTNTLIIESIGIPVQKGRVNVEEALVRLDAHIKEPIVARLNTNAEVDIIGQKGNWYQVQTREGIFGFVNKSDIQLAGIQMHKAAEEARHVPWKPLGGKINLTWEHVHRATPNPADIPLMPGVNVISPTWFYLKDADGNVSGSKASIDYVDWAHDQGIHVWALYDNQFDPDLTGEFLRNPEARKRSIRQLLGYAELYKLDGINIDFENVYYEDKDYLTQYVRELTPYLREQGLVVSIDVTILSSSPNWSMVYDRVAYADTVDYVMVMTYDEHWGSSPVAGSVASLPWVERGLQGVLQQVPKDKLILGVPFYTRVWKEEAQAVGSIKVSSRAVSMQLAWNIIEENNATVTFDDKAMQYYAEYFDGNDRYRIWLETVESMEERVKLVRKYDLAGIASWRRGFELPEIWETIQTFLEKQPKELVLED